The Streptococcus pluranimalium genome contains a region encoding:
- a CDS encoding ABC transporter permease — MTNVSVSNLSLALAFGLVLLAMGISAKEKLGLGKDVAIAVVRTVVQLVLVGFVLKYIFQVNNIFLTFAMVMVIIFNASRQAHSRNPNKTKYLWQSWVALLLSTIITLGILIASGAIKAVPSQIVPISGMIASNSMVAIGLSYRAMHSLFTDQRQQVLEKLALGSPVKMASLSILRQAIKTGVQPTIDSARTVGLVSLPGMMSGLIFAGVDPVYAIKYQIMVMFMLLAATSLGSVIASYFAYKTYFNEQMQLDF; from the coding sequence GTGACAAACGTATCAGTTAGTAACTTATCTTTGGCTTTGGCTTTCGGCTTAGTGCTCTTAGCCATGGGCATCAGTGCTAAAGAAAAATTAGGCTTAGGGAAAGATGTGGCTATCGCCGTGGTACGAACGGTTGTACAGTTGGTACTTGTTGGTTTTGTATTGAAATATATTTTCCAAGTCAATAATATCTTTTTGACCTTTGCTATGGTTATGGTGATTATCTTTAATGCCAGTCGACAAGCCCATTCGCGCAATCCTAATAAGACCAAATATCTATGGCAGTCTTGGGTGGCGCTGTTGCTATCAACGATTATCACTTTGGGTATTCTGATTGCTTCGGGTGCCATCAAAGCTGTTCCTTCTCAGATTGTTCCTATTTCAGGGATGATTGCCAGCAACTCTATGGTTGCCATCGGACTCAGTTATCGTGCCATGCACAGTTTGTTCACGGATCAGCGCCAGCAAGTCTTGGAAAAGTTAGCCCTTGGATCGCCAGTTAAGATGGCTTCGCTATCTATTTTGCGTCAAGCGATTAAAACAGGTGTTCAGCCAACCATTGACTCTGCGAGAACAGTTGGTTTGGTTAGCCTACCAGGGATGATGTCTGGCTTGATTTTTGCAGGAGTAGACCCGGTTTACGCTATTAAATATCAAATTATGGTCATGTTTATGCTTTTAGCGGCTACAAGCTTGGGTTCTGTGATTGCTTCCTATTTTGCTTACAAAACCTACTTTAACGAGCAGATGCAGTTGGACTTCTAA
- a CDS encoding ABC transporter ATP-binding protein — protein MSIFNLNHVSYQVADKAILSDISLSVEDGERVTLSGPSGSGKSSLLKLLSSLISPVSGDIIFDGKSLADLDPVSYRRQVSYCFQQPVLFGKTVRDNMQFPFEIRQLPFNEAKVVGQLERFDLSRAYLDQEVKDLSGGEKQRVALVRNLLFEPRVLLLDEVTAGLDGVTKRLVNGVIADYHTAGHTIIEVTHDSEEIQAASRLVTIEKGVLVGDKRIS, from the coding sequence ATGTCTATTTTTAATCTTAATCATGTGTCTTATCAAGTAGCGGATAAGGCAATTTTATCTGATATCTCTTTATCGGTGGAAGATGGAGAGCGAGTGACCTTATCAGGTCCATCTGGAAGTGGTAAGAGTAGTCTATTGAAGCTTTTATCAAGCCTGATTTCCCCAGTTTCTGGAGATATTATCTTTGATGGCAAGTCTTTGGCAGATCTAGATCCTGTAAGCTATCGTCGTCAGGTGTCATATTGTTTTCAACAGCCTGTCTTGTTTGGTAAGACTGTCAGAGATAATATGCAGTTTCCTTTTGAGATTCGTCAACTTCCTTTCAATGAGGCTAAGGTAGTGGGGCAATTGGAACGTTTTGATTTATCTAGAGCTTATCTTGACCAAGAGGTCAAGGACCTATCTGGTGGTGAGAAGCAGCGTGTGGCTCTTGTGCGCAATTTGCTTTTTGAACCTAGGGTTTTGTTACTGGATGAGGTGACTGCTGGTTTAGATGGTGTTACTAAGCGCTTGGTTAACGGTGTTATTGCAGACTACCATACGGCCGGTCACACCATTATCGAAGTGACTCATGACAGTGAGGAAATTCAAGCAGCTAGTCGTCTGGTGACTATCGAGAAAGGAGTATTAGTCGGTGACAAACGTATCAGTTAG
- a CDS encoding helix-turn-helix domain-containing protein produces MSEELKAEIGQRVRAARKRKGYTKEALCDDESHLSVRQLTRIETGKSLLSIDKGLFIASRLGVSIQEFIEPDKMALPQSYVSLKRRIVQFKSYEDPERLNYLDGLMDELQTYYDSVPEEEQMAIEVLQADLDVFVTHKTAFAEQLIEEYFEQVLLKKAYNWNDYLLISLYLFLCAVGIEDSRYFDYFIPSIFSKGDLSDPDIAYQMEEVVLAVLAQENVAYYPDCIDTLDRVIKVTKHYQNKPILEMFKAKLALFQGDIEQMESSYQTAFLIAESLDEPILLNRLKMEYDKDKRLV; encoded by the coding sequence ATGTCTGAGGAATTGAAAGCTGAGATAGGACAGCGGGTTAGGGCTGCAAGAAAGCGTAAGGGGTATACAAAGGAAGCTCTCTGCGATGATGAATCACATTTGAGCGTCCGACAATTAACTCGGATTGAAACAGGGAAGAGTTTGCTGTCAATAGATAAAGGCCTTTTTATTGCGTCAAGACTAGGCGTTTCCATTCAGGAGTTTATTGAACCTGATAAAATGGCGCTTCCTCAATCATATGTGTCTCTTAAACGTCGTATTGTCCAATTCAAAAGTTACGAAGATCCTGAAAGACTAAACTATTTGGATGGGTTGATGGATGAACTGCAAACCTATTATGATTCAGTCCCTGAAGAAGAACAGATGGCTATTGAGGTGTTACAAGCTGATTTGGATGTTTTTGTTACCCATAAAACAGCTTTTGCAGAGCAACTGATTGAAGAATATTTTGAACAAGTTTTACTGAAAAAGGCTTACAATTGGAATGACTATCTTCTTATTTCTCTATACCTCTTTTTATGTGCAGTAGGTATTGAAGATAGTCGTTATTTTGATTACTTTATTCCGTCTATTTTTTCAAAAGGAGACTTATCTGATCCAGATATTGCTTATCAAATGGAAGAAGTTGTTTTGGCAGTTTTAGCACAAGAAAATGTTGCCTACTATCCAGACTGTATTGATACTTTAGATCGTGTGATTAAAGTCACTAAGCATTATCAAAACAAGCCGATTTTAGAGATGTTTAAAGCTAAATTGGCTTTATTTCAAGGGGATATCGAGCAGATGGAAAGTAGCTATCAAACAGCTTTTCTAATCGCCGAGTCTTTAGACGAACCGATATTGCTTAATCGTTTAAAAATGGAATACGACAAAGACAAAAGGTTAGTCTAG
- a CDS encoding ABC-2 transporter permease has protein sequence MANFSSLLWLRWRYLLSNKVILIICGLMPIVDAYLLNIIPDMRGSVSLLSMSINMIYALTAGIFSSMIISEEKEKRNLKTLLLSGVGEAEYLLSIFAFPIVFSTISALVIPMIGGVEIVSWGTYVFVILMTTMVFIALNSTIALLSKTQLQASAYSLMIFFFVTFLPILSAELKGFNTVLNYSFIGLSQAFLTQGKTFELFSQQFCALLVWAILLAVALIYSYKRNLKMRQ, from the coding sequence ATGGCTAATTTTTCATCTTTGTTGTGGTTGAGATGGCGCTACCTATTAAGTAATAAAGTCATTCTAATCATCTGTGGTCTTATGCCAATAGTAGATGCCTATCTTTTGAATATTATTCCTGATATGAGAGGAAGTGTTTCTTTGCTATCGATGTCAATTAATATGATTTATGCGCTAACAGCAGGTATTTTTTCATCGATGATTATTAGCGAGGAGAAAGAAAAAAGAAATTTGAAGACCTTATTGCTGTCTGGAGTTGGTGAGGCAGAGTATCTGCTTTCGATATTTGCCTTTCCTATCGTTTTTTCTACCATTTCTGCGCTTGTTATCCCAATGATAGGTGGTGTTGAGATTGTTTCTTGGGGGACATATGTTTTCGTTATTTTAATGACAACAATGGTTTTTATTGCATTAAATAGTACGATTGCCTTATTATCTAAAACGCAATTGCAAGCCAGTGCATACAGTTTAATGATTTTCTTTTTTGTAACTTTTCTCCCAATTTTATCAGCTGAACTTAAAGGTTTTAATACAGTTTTGAATTATTCCTTTATCGGTTTAAGTCAGGCCTTTTTGACCCAAGGGAAAACATTTGAGTTATTTTCTCAGCAGTTTTGTGCCCTATTGGTATGGGCAATTTTACTTGCTGTTGCTCTCATTTACTCTTACAAGAGGAATTTAAAAATGCGTCAATAA
- a CDS encoding ABC transporter ATP-binding protein codes for MSKQIEVKQLSKSFKGSSALNNISFSLDKGQIFGFLGPSGAGKTTTINILTGQLRADSGGAIIFGKDVSSLTKHDFKRIGIMSDVVGFYEKMTVEDNLLFFAKFHKVSKETVYDYLKKLDLYDSRHKKAESLSVGMKQRLLLIRAILHNPEVVFLDEPTSGMDPSLAEKVHHLLFDLKSRGTTIFLTTHNMSEASKVCDYITILHKGQIVENGSPSDIITRHSKQDAIELTYASGKKIIVAKSNVKDYLDHDIVSMHTYETSLETIFIKLTEENHG; via the coding sequence ATGTCTAAACAAATTGAAGTCAAACAGTTATCAAAGTCATTTAAAGGTTCATCTGCGCTGAATAATATTTCTTTTAGCCTTGATAAAGGTCAAATATTTGGATTCTTAGGTCCTTCGGGAGCTGGTAAGACAACAACAATTAACATTTTAACTGGTCAGCTTCGTGCGGATAGTGGAGGAGCAATTATCTTCGGAAAAGATGTGTCATCATTAACCAAGCATGACTTCAAAAGGATAGGTATCATGAGTGATGTTGTTGGTTTTTATGAAAAGATGACCGTTGAGGATAATCTATTATTCTTTGCAAAGTTTCATAAAGTCTCGAAAGAGACGGTCTATGATTACTTAAAGAAGCTAGATTTATATGATAGTCGTCATAAAAAAGCGGAAAGTTTATCTGTTGGTATGAAACAGCGTCTGCTCCTCATTCGAGCGATTTTGCACAATCCGGAAGTAGTTTTCTTGGATGAGCCTACTTCTGGAATGGATCCCAGTCTAGCAGAAAAAGTACATCATCTCTTGTTTGATTTGAAATCTAGGGGTACAACCATCTTCCTAACTACGCATAATATGTCAGAAGCTAGCAAAGTTTGTGATTATATTACTATTTTACATAAAGGACAAATTGTCGAAAATGGAAGTCCATCTGATATCATTACTCGACATAGTAAACAAGATGCTATTGAATTAACATATGCTAGTGGCAAAAAAATCATTGTAGCTAAATCGAACGTCAAAGATTATTTGGATCATGATATTGTTAGTATGCATACCTATGAAACAAGCTTAGAAACTATATTTATCAAATTGACGGAGGAAAATCATGGCTAA
- the rpsO gene encoding 30S ribosomal protein S15 has protein sequence MAISKEKKNEIISQYARHEGDTGSVEVQVAVLTWEINHLNNHIKEHKKDHATYRGLMKKIGHRRNLLAYLRRTDVNRYRELIQSLGLRR, from the coding sequence ATGGCAATCTCAAAAGAGAAAAAAAATGAAATCATTTCACAATATGCTCGTCATGAAGGCGACACAGGTTCAGTTGAAGTTCAAGTAGCAGTACTTACTTGGGAAATCAACCACCTTAACAACCATATCAAAGAGCACAAAAAAGACCACGCGACATACCGTGGTTTGATGAAGAAGATCGGTCACCGCCGTAACTTGTTGGCATACCTACGCCGCACAGACGTAAACCGTTACCGTGAGCTTATCCAATCTCTTGGACTTCGTCGTTAA
- a CDS encoding MFS transporter: MKSTLERASLLSLSLMLVSTFAISPALPQMISHFEKNGYTASQIERLIPLSSFAIMGILLLSPFINRLLKERVIIVIGLLLLSVGGSLPVVFQSYPLLLVSRILLGSGIGMLNARAINIISERFTGKDRSRMLGLRGSMEVLGSAVLTFLAGQFLGVSWSASFAIYAFGLLILIMYLAFVPEAPQEDHEQTQVKATRLSYQQLLYIVGTACYAGFIILVNSSVTIRIPQVVESLDLGTASQSSILLSAMMIMGILAGGLYSPLMDFLGKFFQVGVSLIFGLGCLILWQADNWLFLVIGALMSGFFYSLAVTYAFHTISEKMPAHLVATATTLVLLGCNLGGGSTALALEVLSALTNTSTGVFGLYALLILSMSVCLLGGRLFSKRKN, encoded by the coding sequence ATGAAGTCTACCCTTGAAAGAGCTAGTCTGCTCTCCTTATCTCTAATGTTGGTATCAACTTTTGCCATATCACCAGCCCTACCTCAGATGATTAGTCATTTTGAAAAAAATGGTTACACAGCTTCGCAAATTGAGCGGCTTATTCCCCTGTCTTCTTTTGCTATCATGGGGATTCTACTCTTAAGTCCATTCATCAACCGATTGTTAAAAGAAAGGGTCATTATTGTTATTGGTCTTTTGTTATTATCTGTCGGAGGCAGTTTACCGGTTGTTTTCCAAAGTTACCCTTTGTTACTTGTCTCACGAATCCTTTTGGGAAGTGGGATTGGTATGCTTAATGCGCGTGCTATTAATATTATTAGTGAACGCTTTACAGGAAAAGATCGTAGTCGAATGCTTGGTCTCAGAGGTTCTATGGAAGTTTTGGGTTCAGCAGTACTGACCTTTTTGGCAGGACAATTCTTGGGTGTCTCCTGGTCCGCTTCGTTTGCGATTTATGCTTTTGGTTTATTGATTTTAATCATGTACCTAGCGTTTGTACCAGAAGCCCCACAAGAAGACCATGAGCAAACTCAGGTAAAAGCAACTCGTCTTTCTTACCAGCAATTACTTTATATTGTTGGGACTGCTTGCTATGCGGGCTTCATTATCTTGGTCAATTCCTCAGTCACTATTAGGATTCCTCAAGTTGTGGAGAGTCTCGACTTAGGAACAGCGTCCCAATCCAGTATTCTACTGAGTGCTATGATGATTATGGGGATTTTAGCGGGAGGTTTATACTCTCCCTTGATGGATTTTTTAGGGAAATTCTTCCAAGTTGGTGTTAGCTTGATTTTTGGTTTAGGCTGCCTCATCTTATGGCAAGCTGATAACTGGTTATTTTTAGTAATTGGCGCCTTGATGTCAGGTTTCTTCTATTCTTTAGCTGTGACTTACGCTTTTCATACCATCTCAGAAAAGATGCCTGCTCATCTTGTTGCAACAGCGACAACTCTGGTTCTTCTGGGATGCAATCTAGGAGGAGGGTCAACAGCTTTGGCGTTAGAAGTGTTGAGCGCTTTAACAAATACCTCAACTGGTGTTTTTGGCTTATATGCTTTACTCATCCTTAGTATGTCAGTTTGCTTACTGGGAGGTCGATTGTTTTCAAAAAGAAAAAATTGA
- a CDS encoding cyclic nucleotide-binding domain-containing protein produces the protein MKTIFMDKSIEDHLTNEAIHHFFPEKYHRYLRLITYQKGEVICYQGDLLNHISYFLSGKAKVIRQSANGKEHILETIQTPTIIGDIELLAQKTAVSSVIALEDCQLIQLPLFDKAELLSDPLFLYQVGREIALKCYQQNVSSSTNITYSVKERLASHILNIANTEEFTLELSLLADAFGTSYRHLNRVVKQMLDENIIQKTRFKHYKITNKKALQALAIQD, from the coding sequence ATGAAAACGATTTTTATGGACAAATCAATCGAGGACCACTTAACTAATGAGGCCATACACCATTTTTTCCCAGAAAAATATCATCGCTATTTACGGCTTATTACTTATCAAAAAGGAGAAGTCATTTGTTATCAAGGAGACCTTTTGAATCACATCTCTTATTTTCTATCTGGCAAAGCTAAAGTCATTCGACAATCTGCAAACGGTAAGGAACATATTTTAGAGACTATTCAAACCCCCACTATCATCGGTGATATTGAACTTCTGGCTCAGAAGACTGCTGTCTCTTCTGTTATCGCATTAGAGGATTGTCAACTGATTCAACTACCACTTTTTGATAAGGCAGAGTTATTATCGGATCCGCTGTTTCTATATCAAGTTGGTCGAGAAATTGCGCTAAAATGCTATCAACAGAATGTCAGCTCATCTACTAATATCACCTACTCTGTTAAAGAGCGTTTAGCTAGCCATATTTTAAATATAGCCAATACAGAAGAATTCACACTGGAATTGTCCCTTTTAGCTGATGCTTTTGGAACCAGCTACCGTCATTTAAACCGTGTGGTGAAACAAATGCTTGATGAAAATATTATTCAAAAAACACGCTTCAAACACTACAAAATCACTAATAAAAAAGCACTTCAAGCCTTGGCAATCCAAGATTAA
- a CDS encoding uracil-xanthine permease family protein — protein MSQNTITTDEHSVIDVDLNKVDLLLDVHEKPAFGKGILLSFQHVFAMFGATILVPLILGMPVSVALFASGIGTLIYQVATQFKVPVYLGSSFAYITAMATAIKAMGGDVSAAQTGIFFVGLIYVLIAGLVGLVGTSWIDKLLPPIVIGPMIIVIGLGLAGSAVTNAGFVADSDWRHILVATVTFLIAAIINTSGRGFIKIIPFLVAIIGGYVLSAFLGLVDFTPIKEAAWFEIPQFYLPFKAGHFQTYKFYFGPEMLAILPIAVVTIAEHIGDHTVLGQITGRQYLKNPGLKYTLIGDGVATAVSALIGGPANTTYGENTGVIGMTRIASVSVIRNAALIAITFSFFGKFTALISTIPNAVLGGMSILLYGVIASNGLKVLIESRVDFSQVRNLIIASAMLVLGLGSAVLELGALTLSGTALSAIVGVILNLVLPSAHPKQE, from the coding sequence ATGTCACAAAACACGATTACTACAGATGAACATTCAGTCATTGATGTTGATTTGAATAAAGTCGATTTGCTTTTAGATGTTCATGAAAAGCCGGCCTTTGGTAAAGGCATTTTGCTTAGCTTCCAACACGTTTTTGCCATGTTCGGAGCTACTATTTTAGTTCCCTTGATCTTGGGTATGCCAGTTTCAGTTGCCTTGTTTGCTTCAGGTATTGGAACCTTGATTTATCAAGTTGCTACTCAGTTTAAAGTGCCCGTTTATCTAGGTTCTTCTTTTGCCTATATTACGGCGATGGCAACTGCAATAAAAGCCATGGGTGGTGATGTTTCAGCGGCTCAAACGGGGATTTTCTTTGTCGGGCTTATCTATGTTCTGATTGCAGGTCTTGTCGGCTTAGTGGGAACATCTTGGATAGACAAATTACTACCCCCTATTGTTATTGGACCAATGATTATTGTGATTGGTTTGGGCTTGGCAGGTTCTGCGGTGACCAATGCCGGTTTTGTTGCAGATTCTGATTGGCGCCATATCTTGGTAGCTACAGTAACCTTCTTGATTGCTGCTATTATCAATACAAGTGGTCGTGGTTTTATCAAAATTATTCCATTTTTAGTAGCGATTATTGGTGGTTATGTGCTATCTGCTTTCCTTGGTTTGGTTGACTTTACACCTATTAAGGAAGCAGCTTGGTTTGAAATTCCTCAATTTTACCTTCCTTTTAAAGCAGGTCATTTTCAAACCTATAAGTTCTATTTTGGCCCAGAAATGCTTGCTATCTTACCGATCGCAGTTGTAACGATTGCTGAACACATCGGTGATCATACGGTTCTTGGTCAAATTACTGGTCGTCAATATTTAAAAAATCCAGGGCTAAAGTATACCTTAATTGGGGATGGTGTGGCAACAGCAGTATCTGCTTTGATTGGTGGTCCTGCTAATACGACTTACGGAGAAAACACTGGCGTTATCGGAATGACAAGGATTGCCTCTGTATCAGTGATTCGTAACGCAGCCTTGATTGCTATTACCTTCTCCTTCTTTGGAAAATTTACGGCCTTGATTTCAACGATTCCAAATGCTGTATTAGGAGGCATGTCCATTCTACTTTATGGTGTTATTGCAAGCAATGGTTTGAAAGTATTGATTGAAAGTCGTGTGGATTTCTCTCAAGTACGTAATCTAATCATCGCTAGTGCCATGCTTGTTCTCGGTTTGGGCAGTGCTGTGCTTGAGTTGGGAGCCTTGACGCTTTCAGGGACAGCACTAAGTGCCATTGTTGGTGTCATTCTTAATCTTGTCTTACCGTCAGCTCATCCAAAACAAGAGTAG
- a CDS encoding cysteine hydrolase family protein encodes MKRALILIDIQRTFRDGSWGARNNEDAEKQAGKLLNFFREKKELIVHINHFSKSPESRFFYKGSGFEFQKIVTPKMGEKVISKTVNSAFIGTELKKYLDDQEIDTLFIAGLTTPHCVSTTTRMAGNYGFNTFLVEDATASFDLPDHQGNSVPAQTIHDISIATLHDEFATIIRTEEVIKKV; translated from the coding sequence ATGAAGAGAGCTTTGATTTTAATTGATATTCAGAGAACATTTAGAGATGGTTCGTGGGGTGCTCGTAACAATGAGGATGCTGAGAAACAAGCTGGCAAACTCTTGAACTTCTTTCGAGAAAAGAAAGAACTTATTGTTCATATTAATCATTTCAGTAAATCTCCAGAATCTCGTTTTTTCTACAAAGGAAGTGGTTTTGAATTTCAAAAGATTGTGACACCAAAGATGGGTGAAAAAGTGATTTCCAAAACAGTAAACAGTGCCTTTATAGGTACTGAATTAAAAAAATATTTAGACGACCAAGAGATAGATACGTTATTCATTGCTGGTTTGACAACTCCTCATTGTGTATCAACAACAACCAGAATGGCTGGTAATTATGGTTTTAATACTTTTTTAGTAGAGGATGCGACAGCTTCTTTTGATTTACCTGATCATCAAGGTAATAGTGTTCCTGCACAAACGATTCATGATATTAGTATTGCAACATTACATGATGAATTTGCAACAATTATACGGACTGAAGAAGTCATTAAAAAAGTTTAA
- a CDS encoding nucleobase:cation symporter-2 family protein, with protein sequence MSLEKKLVLEETSEQILYKIEDKPPVGVSIVLALQHILAAFAGIIAVPLVVAGALKLSVEDTSIMVSASIFVAGIATMLQSKGLGPIGSRVSGMMGTDFTFANPAISVGSRFGIAGIVGATVAGSLVEIVLSRFIKPLMKFFPPLITGTVVALIGITLLPVSMDWAAGGSGAKDYASVENITIAFVVMVFTLILNHYGKGMWSTASVFIGMIFGYILCIFLGKVDLSAVNEAAWFAFPKIFNYGVTFDFSAILSFVPAYVVSLIGTVGIMMAIGEASDTKITSERAANGVLADGVGSMIAGVFGAGPNTAFSQNVGLITLTKVASRHVMVVAGLILAILGVFPKVSALISIMPQPVLGGVGVIMFGLVAAQGIKTLATVKMGDRELLIISVAFALGIGVTVRPELLSGLPMPIQMVLSSGISTGTLAALVLNLALKEKK encoded by the coding sequence ATGTCTTTAGAAAAAAAGTTGGTTTTAGAGGAAACATCCGAACAAATCTTGTATAAAATTGAGGACAAGCCACCAGTAGGAGTATCAATTGTATTGGCTTTGCAACATATTCTTGCAGCCTTTGCTGGTATTATTGCAGTACCACTTGTTGTTGCTGGTGCGCTCAAACTTAGCGTCGAAGATACATCAATCATGGTATCTGCCTCCATCTTTGTAGCTGGAATAGCGACAATGCTTCAATCCAAAGGTTTGGGGCCAATCGGATCTCGTGTCTCAGGGATGATGGGGACAGACTTTACCTTTGCCAATCCAGCCATATCTGTTGGAAGCCGTTTTGGCATTGCTGGGATTGTTGGAGCAACTGTTGCTGGTTCTTTGGTAGAAATCGTTCTTAGCCGCTTTATTAAACCATTGATGAAATTCTTTCCGCCATTGATTACAGGGACCGTTGTGGCTCTTATCGGTATCACACTCTTACCAGTCAGCATGGACTGGGCAGCCGGTGGTTCTGGTGCCAAGGATTATGCTTCTGTGGAAAATATTACCATTGCTTTTGTCGTCATGGTCTTCACCCTTATCCTAAACCATTATGGTAAAGGGATGTGGTCAACAGCATCTGTTTTTATCGGGATGATTTTTGGGTACATCCTTTGTATTTTTCTGGGTAAAGTGGACTTATCAGCGGTCAATGAGGCAGCCTGGTTTGCCTTTCCAAAGATTTTCAATTACGGTGTTACCTTTGATTTCTCTGCCATTCTATCTTTTGTGCCTGCTTATGTGGTATCGCTCATCGGTACGGTTGGAATTATGATGGCCATTGGAGAAGCTTCTGATACTAAAATCACCAGCGAACGTGCTGCCAACGGTGTTTTGGCAGATGGTGTTGGTTCTATGATTGCAGGAGTTTTCGGTGCAGGACCAAACACAGCCTTCTCTCAAAACGTTGGGTTGATTACCCTTACCAAAGTCGCTAGCCGTCACGTCATGGTAGTTGCCGGTTTGATTTTGGCAATCCTCGGAGTCTTTCCAAAAGTATCAGCCTTGATTTCGATCATGCCACAGCCAGTTTTAGGTGGTGTTGGAGTGATTATGTTTGGACTAGTTGCCGCACAGGGGATTAAGACCCTGGCGACTGTGAAAATGGGTGACCGCGAGTTACTGATCATCTCTGTTGCCTTCGCATTAGGGATTGGAGTAACCGTTCGTCCCGAACTCCTATCAGGTTTACCAATGCCCATCCAAATGGTCCTCTCATCAGGCATCTCAACAGGAACACTAGCAGCCTTGGTTTTGAATCTTGCATTAAAAGAGAAAAAATAA
- the def gene encoding peptide deformylase — MSPIEKITKAAHLIDMNDIIREGNPTLRAKAEEFTFPLSDQDIILGEKMMQFLKHSQDPVMAEKLGLRGGVGLAAPQLDISKRIIAVLVPNPEDEEGNPPEEAYSLQEMMYNPKIISHSVQQAALADGEGCLSVDRVVEGYVPRHSRITVEYFDKDGHKQKLKLKGYNAIVVQHEIDHLNGVLFYDRINIAEPFKIEEGVIILD; from the coding sequence ATGTCACCGATTGAAAAAATTACCAAAGCAGCGCATTTGATTGATATGAATGATATCATCCGTGAGGGCAATCCGACTCTTCGCGCTAAGGCGGAAGAATTTACTTTTCCTCTTTCAGATCAGGATATTATCCTTGGTGAAAAAATGATGCAATTCTTGAAACACTCACAAGACCCTGTTATGGCTGAAAAACTTGGCCTTCGTGGTGGTGTTGGTTTAGCTGCGCCACAATTGGATATTTCAAAACGTATCATCGCTGTTCTTGTTCCAAATCCTGAAGATGAGGAGGGGAATCCACCTGAAGAGGCCTATAGTCTTCAAGAAATGATGTACAATCCCAAAATTATCTCTCATTCTGTACAGCAGGCTGCGCTTGCAGATGGTGAAGGATGTCTTTCAGTCGATCGTGTGGTTGAGGGATATGTTCCTCGTCATTCTCGCATTACCGTCGAATACTTCGACAAGGATGGTCATAAACAAAAGCTAAAACTCAAAGGATACAATGCCATTGTCGTTCAACATGAAATAGACCACCTTAATGGCGTCCTTTTCTATGATCGCATCAATATTGCAGAACCCTTCAAAATCGAAGAAGGGGTTATTATCTTAGATTAA